In one window of Vanrija pseudolonga chromosome 5, complete sequence DNA:
- the IWS1 gene encoding Transcription factor IWS1 has product MSASPVASPPHEALDDTEAVAPSSPTAEAPAAEDAPVEETPAEEEAGSPAAAPAGGETLYNDVFGGDGSDLSDMSDNDDDGARRSRKSKAADAEVEGANDDENDENDTYQPATATSSARIPSFKKNRAGAGGEEQDGDDDDDAPAADEDRRRRKNKRKERRARDEGNGDEDEDEPVLDEATRRRLALEERIENIGKKNRVVRRKKKTGDDVDIVDSYHDEICIRLRDRMLLAAEKDTKANENKLPATSKLAMLDEVVNALQNTTLWSSIIDNEVLKAVKVWLEPLPDRSLPAVGIQNAIFEVLPKMDLDTPTIREAQLGPIVLFYTKTKRVTASITRQADALVQTWSRPIIKRPADYRSKYVAHASDERDNQPGGDDGDVDMDDDDETPRQRPRPSKPSSKPRRFDVRAALAENETRKGASLPKSNDIQYTIAPESRVQHNAEDMKHVSRIQRDNRKFNRFANQMKGRK; this is encoded by the exons ATGTCCGCATCACCAGTCGCATCGCCTCCCCACGAGGCCCTGGATGACACTGAGGCCGTCGCCCCATCGTCTCccaccgccgaggcgccTGCAGCAGAGGATGCGCCAGTGGAGGAGACACCAGCAGAGGAGGAAGCTGGATCGCCAGCAGCTGccccggccggcggcgagacgcTGTACAACGACGTGTTCGGTGGCGACGGATCCGATCTGTCGGACATGTCAGACAACGACGATGATGGAGCTCGCCGCTCCCGCAAGtccaaggcggccgacgccgaggttgagggcgccaacgacgacgagaacgatGAGAACGACACGTACCAGCCAGCGACTGCGACGTCGTCTGCGCGTATCCCGTCGTTCAAGAAGAACCGCGCGGGAgccggtggcgaggagcaggacggcgacgacgacgacgatgcccCGGCTGCGGACGAGGACCGGAGGCGACGCAAAAacaagcgcaaggagcgccgcgcgcgagacgaGGGCAacggtgacgaggacgaggacgagcctGTGCTGGACGAGGCTACGAGGCGGCgtcttgccctcgaggagAGGATAGAGAACATTGGCAAGAAGAACCGCGTCGTCAGGCGGAAGAAAAAGACTGGAGACGATGTTGAC ATTGTCGACTCGTACCACGACGAAATTTGCATTCGCCTGCGTGATCGCATGCTCctggcggccgagaaggacacCAAGGCGAATGAGAACAAGCTGCCTGCTACGAGCAAGCTGGCGATGCTGGATGAGGTGGTGAATGCGCTTCAGAA CACCACCCTCTGGTCGTCCATCATTGACAATGAGGTGCTCAAGGCTGTCAAGGTGTGGCTGGAGCCATTGCCCGACCGCTCGCTCCCTGCCGTGGGCATCCAGAATGCGATTTTCGAGGTCCTCCCTAAG ATGGACCTTGACACGCCAACCATCCGCGAGGCCCAGCTTGGCCCCATTGTCCTGTTCTACACCAAGACGAAGCGCGTGACTGCGTCGATCACGCGCCAGGCGGATGCCCTGGTGCAGACGTGGTCTCGCCCCATCATCAAGCGCCCCGCCGACTACCGCAGCAAGTATGTTGCGCACGCCAGTGACGAGCGTGACAATCAGcctggcggcgacgatggcgacgttgacatggacgacgacgacgagacgccTAGGCAGCGCCCGCGTCCGTCCAAGCCGTCGAGCAAGCCGCGCCGCTTCGACGTGCGCGCTGCGCTTGCCGAGAACGAGACGCGCAAGGGTGCCAGCTTGCCGAAGTCCAAC GACATTCAATACACGAtcgcgcccgagtcgcgcgtGCAGCACAATGCCGAGGACATGAAGCACGTCTCGCGTATCCAGCGCGACAACCGCAAGTTCAACCGCTTTGCGAACCAGATGAAGGGACGGAAGtga
- the PMU1 gene encoding putative phosphoglycerate mutase PMU1: MTQSRWDPCTSPPEGTYRFELVPGFFVPTEWERDITNRFGLAHRFDTWAAFAAAVDELKHAAEAAGDVVKVLYTARHGEAEHNVLAEKYNEPDDDGVRSPLCLARSHPQVQLKYPITDPNLTPVGVAQARRLGAIFEAEAARGMPLPSRFFVSPLRRPGETCGLEWGWRFRKAPVEGDMGHGVPGEVVEQLREHLHVHECDKRLPRHELARLFPSFTYPPDMPDEDSVWQSGAQRGRETEDEMVLRAGEGLAIVFDACGGDDTYVSITAHSGVLRAVYKNLRVPLRRLVTGEMNVLVIRARRL; encoded by the exons atgaCACAATCGCGCTGGGACCCCtgcacgtcgccgccggaGGGGACGTACCGCTTCGAGCTGGTCCCCGGGTTCTTTGTGCCGACAGAGTGGGAGCGGGAT ATCACGAACCGCTTCGGCCTCGCACACCGCTTCGATACCTGGGCGGCGTTCGCAGCAGCCGTGGACG AACTGaaacacgccgccgaggccgccggcgacgtcgtcaaggTGCTCTATACCGCGCGGCACGGGGAAGCGGAGCACAACGTCCTGGCGGAGAAGTACAACGAGCCGGATGATGACGGCGTACGTTCTCCCCTCTGTCTggcccgctcacacccccaggtCCAGCTCAAATACCCCATCACCGACCCCAACCTGAcccccgtcggcgtcgcgcaggcgcgccgcctcggcgcgattttcgaggcggaggcggcgcgcggcatgcCCCTCCCCTCGCGGTTCTTCGTGTCGCCGCTCCGACGGCCGGGGGAGACGTGCGGCCTCGAGTGGGGGTGGCGGTTCCGCAAGGCGCCAGTGGAGGGGGATATGGGGCATGGTGTGCCCGGGGAAgtcgtcgag CAACTCCGCGAACACCTCCACGTCCACGAATGCGACAAGCGCCTACcgcggcacgagctcgcgcgcctcttCCCCTCGTTCACGTACCCGCCCGACATGCCAGACGAGGATAGCGTGTGGCagagcggcgcgcagcgggGCAGGGAGACGGAGGACGAGATGgtgctgcgcgcgggcgagggcctGGCGATCGTGTTTGACGCGTGCGGCGGGGACGACACTT ACGTCAGCATCACGGCCCACTCGGGCGTCCTCCGCGCCGTGTACAAGAACCTCCGGGTGCCCCTCCGCCGCTTGGTCACGGGCGAGATGAACGTGCTCGTCAttcgcgcgcggcggttgTAG
- the STE50 gene encoding Protein STE50 — MTDTSTKLPPPPTTPILDWDEADVHKYFVSLGLDKYETQIYDEGITGDVLCALDMASLLDLGITSLGNRLTVLRAVFELKREQGVEMGDDDWRPQEDVTLEAIQTQAKIEQMWNLIQDQQERLQQLETEHNYLRKVLKQQGIPVGSDGLVPSIRTEDAHGTPQTAISYSFDSPSHLNGPQTAIPRLISATSLTPKPSNKGFVTGPSLPNAKPALMRTKSDGGVKPLSGNVIPSSPTPPTELAKQTVSRSTTRSKDAGPSADSHAKSFRVTMEDPCWRVLPAALKKYKINDDWRVYALFICYANTERCLSYDEKPLLLFQKLKDSGQRPVFMLRHIRDIKSPIAVAQQKQANKMGLPPNSTTNLLPTIESTAGSPTTTAPNGAAAARPAPANGDQPSGRTPNAGTFPELPSPGMRDKDEVPQDTQPGTVVDRDGNVHSVTYAISIYPYIADRTDEFDVAVGATFVVMQKARGWWFVQKDPDGAGKIVSDPARAAWVPAGCLLEMSAPIQSVSPRSPGRLPGRAPLRPSSIMSSSYPGVVLMDYVAKDENELTLKEGQKIRVYKKYCHWSYSIMEETGERGWAPAWFIGKVSGDKAVEGITSPIPRGDRGNGDAPASGGAAATTPALAASATLGGTALVSPVAEVAEEK; from the exons ATGACGGACACGTCCACaaagctgccgccgccgcccaccacgcccatTCTGGACTGGGATGAGGCCGACGTGCACAAGTACTTTGTCAGCCTTGGTCTCGACAAGTACGAGACGCAAATATACG ATGAAGGCATCACCGGCGACGTCCTTTGCGCCCTTGACATGGCGTCGCTCCTTGACCTGGGCATTACATCCCTCGGCAACCGACTCACAGTCCTCCGCGCCGTGTTCGAGCTCAAGAGGGAGCAGGGTGTCGAgatgggcgacgacgactggcggCCGCAGG AGGACGTCACGTTAGAAGCCATCCAGACTCAAGCGAAGATCGAGCAGATGTGGAACCTCATCCAGGACCAAC AGGAACgactgcagcagctcgagacgGAACATAACTACCTGCGCAAGGTGCTCAAGCAGCAGGGCATCCCCGTTGGGTCGGACGGCCTCGTGCCGTCCATTCGAACCGAGGACGCGCACGGCACGCCACAAACAGCAATCTCGTACTCTTTCGACTCGCCGAGCCATCTGAATGGGCCGCAGACGGCCATACCGCGGCTCATCAGCGCCACTTCGCTCACGCCGAAGCCTTCGAACAAGGGCTTTGTCACCGGCCCATCATTGCCCAACGCCAAACCCGCCCTCATGAGGACAAAGTcagacggcggcgtcaagccCCTGTCAGGCAATGTCATTCCCTCGagccccaccccgccgacaGAGTTGGCCAAGCAGACAGTCTCCCGCTCCACCACCCGGTCCAAGGACGCCGGCCCGTCGGCAGACTCGCATGCCAAGAGTTTCCGTGTCACGATGGAGGATCCATGCTGGCGTGTGCTGCCGGCAGCGTTGAAGAAGTACAAGATCAACGACGACTGGAGGGTGTACGCATTGTTCATCTGCTACGCCAACACTG AACGATGCCTGAGTTACGATGAGAAGCCCTTGCTACTGTTCCAGAAGCTCAAGGACAGCGGACAGAGACCAGTGTTCATGCTCCGCCATATTCGTGACATCAAATCGCCCATTGCCGTTGCCCAGCAGAAGCAGGCCAACAAGATGGGATTACCGCCAAACTCGACCACCAACTTATTGCCTACGATTGAATCAACCGCTGGTTCGCCTACGACAACGGCGCccaacggcgcggcggcggccagacCAGCGCCTGCCAATGGCGACCAGCCCAGCGGCAGGACACCAAACGCTGGCACTTTCCCCGAGCTCCCATCACCAGGCATGCgggacaaggacgaggtgccgCAGGACACACAGCCAGGGACAGTGGTGGACAGAGACGGCAACGTGCACTCGGTCACGTACGCCATCTCGATCTACCCCTACATTGCCGACAGAACCGACGAGTTTGATGTTGCAGT CGGCGCTACATTTGTCGTCATGCAGAAGGCTCGCGGCTGGTGGTTTGTCCAGAAGGACCCCGACGGAGCGGGCAAGATTGTGTCGGatccagcgcgcgcagcctgGGTGCCGGCAGGGTGTCTCCTGGAAATGAGCGCGCCGATACAGTCGGTCTCACCAAGGTCACCTGGCCGGTTGCCTGGACGCGCGCCTTTACGCCCGTCGTCGATCATGTCGTCGTCATAccccggcgtcgtcctcatgGACTATgtggccaaggacgagaacGAGCTCACTCTCAAGGAGGGACAGAAGATCCGCGTGTACAAGAAGTACTGCCACTGGAGCTACAGCATCATGGAGGAGACGGGCGAACGCGGCTGGGCGCCAGCGTGGTTCATCGGCAAGGTCTCGggcgacaaggccgtcgaggggATAACGTCGCCCATCCCACGGGGAGACCGAGGGAACGGtgacgcgccggcgtcggggggagcagcggcgaccacgccagcgctcgccgcgtcggccacgCTGGGAGGAACGGCGCTCGTGTCGCCCGTCGCGGAAGTAGCAGAGGAAAAGTGA